The following proteins come from a genomic window of Legionella cherrii:
- a CDS encoding ABC transporter permease encodes MAIKKQIIALYTLVRRELVRMFRISTQVFLPPVITTTLYFLIFGSLIGPRIGSIQGVSYPMFIAPGLIMMSVIVNSYGNVSSSLYSVRFQKSIDEMLVSPMHNSLLLLGYVLGGVFRGLIVAALVYIIASLFLTIELGHLPMTLLVVLLVSAVFSLAGFTNAMVARNFDDIMIIPTFVLTPLTYLGGVFYSINMLPEFWQKISWLNPILYMVNALRNAMIGQSEVNTSLAMAIIVLMLALLTLLNMILLKKGVGFRE; translated from the coding sequence ATGGCCATTAAAAAACAAATTATCGCATTATATACTTTGGTTAGACGCGAATTAGTTCGTATGTTTCGCATTTCAACTCAAGTTTTTTTACCGCCAGTGATTACGACGACACTTTATTTTCTCATCTTTGGTAGTTTAATTGGTCCTCGTATCGGCTCGATTCAAGGGGTCAGTTATCCAATGTTCATTGCTCCTGGATTGATTATGATGTCAGTCATTGTCAATTCCTATGGAAATGTATCCTCCTCACTTTATAGCGTCCGCTTTCAAAAAAGTATTGATGAAATGCTCGTAAGTCCAATGCATAACAGTCTCCTGCTGCTTGGATATGTTTTGGGAGGAGTATTTAGAGGATTAATCGTTGCTGCATTGGTCTATATTATTGCGAGTCTTTTCTTAACTATTGAGCTAGGCCATTTGCCGATGACGCTGCTGGTTGTATTGCTGGTATCTGCCGTATTTTCTCTGGCAGGTTTTACCAATGCCATGGTGGCCCGAAACTTTGATGATATTATGATTATTCCAACCTTTGTGCTCACCCCCCTCACCTATTTAGGCGGAGTATTTTACAGTATCAACATGCTTCCTGAATTCTGGCAAAAAATTTCTTGGCTTAATCCTATTCTCTATATGGTCAATGCGCTTAGAAATGCGATGATTGGTCAAAGTGAAGTCAATACATCTTTAGCCATGGCAATTATTGTCCTTATGTTGGCATTACTCACGCTCCTCAACATGATTTTATTAAAAAAAGGGGTAGGCTTTCGCGAATAA
- a CDS encoding FecR family protein encodes MKKIIITGLFMLASQVFAQSAATVLFTQKKVIANHNGVERVLSRGSALDPGDEVITGDGAAASLQYTNGALVNIGNNSNYKILAYSPKESVQIKAELSKGKAEIKTPEKIKESLKTPILSLAILGTDVRIYVPSHSMTYIEVIEGLVLARNEYLRPGASVRVTADKIVNAPFPKEGEVTTTADVVSVTTGAGKTVTNDAGSGVDSVSYLSTAQVTATSTSTATQAAQAAAIADISIICLTPGSLG; translated from the coding sequence ATGAAAAAAATAATAATTACAGGGTTATTCATGTTAGCCAGTCAAGTATTTGCTCAATCTGCTGCTACTGTTTTGTTCACCCAGAAAAAAGTGATCGCCAATCATAATGGTGTTGAGCGTGTGCTGTCTCGTGGCTCGGCTTTGGATCCTGGTGATGAAGTGATTACAGGTGATGGTGCGGCCGCGAGCCTCCAATATACAAATGGCGCATTAGTTAACATCGGCAACAATTCAAATTATAAAATTCTGGCGTATTCGCCCAAGGAGTCAGTGCAAATTAAGGCGGAATTGAGTAAGGGTAAGGCAGAAATAAAAACTCCGGAAAAAATTAAGGAGTCACTTAAAACGCCAATTTTATCACTTGCAATACTTGGAACCGATGTGCGTATCTACGTCCCTTCGCACAGCATGACCTATATCGAGGTGATTGAAGGACTTGTTTTGGCCAGAAATGAATACCTTCGACCAGGAGCAAGTGTTCGTGTTACTGCAGATAAGATTGTTAATGCTCCTTTCCCTAAAGAGGGGGAAGTCACAACGACCGCGGATGTGGTATCAGTCACCACTGGGGCCGGGAAGACAGTCACTAATGATGCTGGGAGTGGTGTTGATAGTGTATCCTATCTTTCTACAGCGCAAGTAACCGCGACGTCAACTTCTACGGCAACACAAGCTGCGCAAGCTGCTGCAATAGCAGATATTTCCATAATTTGCCTGACTCCGGGATCTCTCGGGTGA